From the Hemicordylus capensis ecotype Gifberg chromosome 1, rHemCap1.1.pri, whole genome shotgun sequence genome, the window CCTTCTTTTATGACCGTGTTAAATGCACGCCTCGCCTACCAGTTCCGCGTCTCTCAGTACGCAGCCCTCCCCATTCAGAAGCGGAAGTGACGGAGACGTATTTGGCTCGGCTCTCTTTCCCCTTCACTTCTCGAAATACTGCACGAGAGGTATCATGCGGCTCATTATTTCCGAAATCTCGCGAGACAtccgtctctctctctttttctcggACTCGGAAAGATGGTAGGTTGGGAGGGCGCGTGGTCGGTCTCCGAACTGGGCTGCGGTGCTTCCCCTTTgtgaggagggggcggggggcggctgcCTGGCGGGTTCCCGGAGCTCTTGGAGGGGCTGCTCGGCCTCCCGCTCTGTTTTCCTCGGcctgggagggaaggaaaaggcGGTTTCGTGGGGCGGGCTGGAGAGTTGTCCCTCGCCCCTCGAAATGCTGAAGCCGGAATGAGGCAAAGGAATCCTGCTGCTCTCTGCCCGTCGCAGAAGAGTCTGGAGCGGGGCGCAGTGGGAAGGTCTCCCTAACTGCTGGAATGGGGGCGCAAGTCTCTTGTGCTCCCTTCTCTTGCGTGGGCTTGGTTGCGTGCATCTAAAACATCTCTTCACCGAAGAGCAGTGCGTGCGTGTCTCCATGTGTAGCcgtgtgggtgggtggctgcCCAGCCAGATCCTCTTCCTGAAAGGAACATCCTGGAATGCAGAGCCCACTGTCTAGGGAGACAGGATCGCatcacattgggggggggggctcctgctgtgAAAAACTTATTGTTTAAGGCATGGATATAGCACTATTCTTGCAGGCTAAAAGGACCACAAAGCAAAGAGGTTTTTTCTCTTCATTTCTACAAGTCTTTGTTTATGTGGTTTATGTGCTGCTTAGGTTTATTGGGTTTATGTGCTGCTTTTCCATGGCAATCTGTGCCCAACAGTGCTCACAAGAAAAAATTAAATAAGAAAATATGTATCAAAATACATCACATTTCAAAACAGTTTGTTAGAACTCTGTTTAAAATGTATCAAAACTTGAAATGAATCATGGAAATCAGCAGTTCAGTATATCAAAGAATAGCATAAAATCAGCATTGCAGTAAGATTAAACAATCCACTAATCAACAGTTTATAAATAGTACAAtgaataaaagcaaaacaaataggcTAAAATTAAATTCATCCCAGGAGCAGCAGCCCTTTGCATCAAGTTTTCTGCAGATCACATCTCAAGATGTGGAAGTGTGGAATAATGTTTTTAAATATACCACCAAGAAATTACCAGGAAAAGTGTACCTTCAGAGAGCCTAAGTGAGTTGTTGATGTTCCCCTCTTGCATGGTGGTAATGATGTGGTCGTTCTCTCATCATCTCGAGAATGCTGatgatatttatgtatttaaaataacaGCAAATAATCTGTAATCAGTAAATTGTttctataaatataaaaacaagctggtagcaaaataaaaatggcatacaggattaaaacccaattaaaaccaattttaaaatcctCTACAAGGGAGATTTCTTTTTAGAACTTCCTGTGAGTGTTTCTGTATTCCAAAATGTTATTTGTGTATAAATTCATAGTTATGGACAACATGGTGGTAGAATCTTTTGTAGATTATTGCACAGGCTCAAGATGACTGATTATGTATAAAAGCAGGGGTGAGTTAACTTCAGTCTTGTAAGATTTATCTATTTTTAACTAGAGTCTCCATAGCCCaccaatatttttaaatatgtgaTCCTTAGTATGTGTATCTTCTTAAGCACATAAGTAGTACTTGGCTGGATTAGATAAAGGCCAGCCATTTGGAAGAATCATAGCAACTAGGATGCACTAGGTGGTGTACCAAAATTGGCCTGATGCCTGCCTATGGACTATGATCTGTCTTCTGCTCACCCTCATATGTAAAACAAAGCATATTTTGAGAGAGCCGTGTGAGAACAGTGAAACAACTagaacatgattttttaaaatgtaataaagttAAAGGTGCTATATGTTGTGAGCctagctgaggggggaaatggtggaggGTTCTGTTTAAAACATCTTGTGACTTTTGAAACTGCAACTTACTGCTAAGGGCTAATAGTTTTACCAGGCTTTGACAGATACATTTTTCCTTATACATTTTTCCCTCACATAATTTTTTGCCTCTTTCAGCCTTCCAGACTGAGAAAGACCAGGAAGCTGAGGGGCCATGTCAGCCATGGCCATGGCCGTATTGGTAAGTGCCAGATGGCAGTTATTTTGTTCCTTGGTTTGTCTGGATGTCTGAAAATCTGCTTTAGTTGTCAGTAAGCTAGGGAAACTTCATAGGTAACTTTTTGCATTAACATTTTTACTGATATCTCTCTTAGGGAAACATAGGAAGCATCCTGGAGGCCGTGGTAATGCTGGGGGTATGCACCACCACAGAATTAACTTTGACAAACAGTAAGTCTCCTCCCCCCATCCCTTAGCCTTCCTTTCTCTTACCTCCATTTTCCCTATACTACTTACTAGGCTTAGAAGTATTGTGTATATTGGTGATGTCACTGTACATacccaaccacacacacaaaaatttgcAAGTGATTGACACACATTCAACAAAATTACTTGGTGCAGTGTTGATGCTATGCAAAATTCTATATAGTAGAAACAAGTATGCTTGCTTAACTTGTAATACTGATGATGTTGTGCCTTAATAACAAACCTTTTCCTTTCTCATTTGGCTTCTAATATTGACTATGTTTGATATTTCTCAGAATGGAAATCTGAATTGATGAGAGAACTGGGGGAAATGCTTTAAAAGACCAAAAATAAATTGCCAAAATTTTAAAAGTGAgtgtatagagcagggattctcagcgttgggtccccagatgctattggacttcaacattgagaatctctggtatagagcaagagagaaacagacagaTACAATAATGATAGGAGGAATTTTTCCTTTATTTGGTACAAATGTAATAGGCAGCACCCAGGCACTAGCATAATACAACAATATATGAGATCCTTAGTGTTTTGCAGCACTCTGTGATGTTGGTCAAACACTAGCAGAAGATTGTGTGACACATGCAACAATTGATTCATGCCTCATGTTTCGCTCGAGGCAGCACAACATCTGTTCATGTGAGAACTAGTCTGAAATGGAGGTTACTTCCTATAAGCAACTTTCTTGTGCTAGTGCTACAGATTTAGGCAAGCGTTACTTAGTCCAGATGTTACCCATTATGTGTTGAATTAAAAATAGTTGTGTGTTGATACAGCCTTTTCATCAGAGGGGAGGAGCACAGCACCTAATGCATTAGCTATCCCTTCTACATTCCATTGATTCACCCTGGTTATGGTACAAACTTGAACTTTCATTGCACTTATCTAACTCATCAAAGGTGCCTATTTCAGCGGGAGTCCTAGGTCAATGTATAGTATAAAATTGCATCTGAAACAGTCACAAAAAACTAAACGGTGAATTtgtatgcaaaaaataaaatggctatatGTACACAAGAACCATTTTGGGGCCTTGTGGATGTTTATTTTGCTAAACATACTTTTAAGAGGGTGAAACGGAAATAATTTTCTTGGGTTTAgaaccaggactgctcaacttaagccctattagccactgtggctggggattatgggagctgtagtccaaaaacagctgaggggcctaaattgagcaggcctggatgtGGTTCAGGGCACAGTTTCTGGTTGATTTGCTTCTGCATAAACATGGGTAGTATCACTGAGTACAGTGGGAGTTTCTTAACAAGTGAGCTTAGAATTGCTGTCTTAAGGGAGCATTGGGCTGAAATAACCGAGACTAGAGTCACATCTAGATATTGTCAGTTATCGTGGTGTGCTATAGTACTCGGAGAGTAACAACTGACCTTTATTCACTGACTGTCCTCTTCATAGTGCAGTCAGCCACCAGGTTAGTAACAGAAGACTAGTCCCTCAAACTGGGATGCCTGGGGAACTTGGTGGATGGAAAACAATTTTGCATGTCTTAGTAAAAAATAATCAAGGCTCAAAGTTTATCAGAAAGTATGTTGTTGCCCACTGGGATTTCTGAAAGGATGGAATGCATGTTGTAACATACCGGCTTGTTGTGTATACAAAACGACAGTGCTCAGGAGGACCCATTATTGCAGCAACACACCCTGGATAAGAAAGGGCAGCAATTCAAAGGGATATTCATTGTTGAACTTCATGATAGAAGCTTTCCTTTCCTATGTTGGAGTATGGTCTATTTATAAAATTGTCTATAGCTTGTCTTTGTATCCCCAAGTATTCTGTGACATATTCTGTTTGAGGTGCAGCGacaaggaatatttatatacaacttttcaacagagagttcccaaagcagtttacatagatagatagatatgctgtgctggggatggatagggtcaattGCTCTCCCATTGCttaataaagagaaacaccacttttaaaatgtgcctctctgCTCATTTAGCAGAGCCACTTATTTATACAGTCTCACAAAATTAGGACTGTGTTTGTAAATAGCTATATTTTAAAGAAACCAATCAGTGAAGCACTGGGTCCACTGTCTGACTCCATATAGGAAATGTAAAGcagaaataaaaacattaaacttGTCTATGCCAAGACTTTGTTCAAAGAAGTGCTAAAGGCAGCTTTCTAAGATATCTAAATAACAAATAGGGATTAATGCATAGTTTGTGTTCTAGATGATGATCAAGAACTCAAACttgggttttaaaaatttaattagaCAATAAATATTTTTATGACTGGTCATTTTTCTGTGGGCCTTGTTACCTCAGGATGGAAATGAAAGTTATGCAAGGAGAAGATTTATCTGGAAGCCAATAGACAGAAGTGTCATTGAGGAGTGTTGGGGAAAGGCTGTACTGTAATATGAATATAGCTAGTGAAGCTTCCAGGCATGGAAGATTTAATAAGTTTGAAGTCTGGCCTGGAGAGATTAAATGAATAGAGAGGTGGGGTAATAACCTCAGTCTCTCTCAACATTTCATGCTTTATTTATCTGTGCTCTCACTCGGTAATAGTGTGCATGCAGTTCGAAGCAAGTAGTACAATATCTTTATTTCACACCATTTTCCCCCTCTAGCCATCCTGGTTATTTTGGAAAAGTTGGTATGAGACATTACCAtttgaagaagaaccagcactTCTGCCCTACAGTTAATTTGGATAAACTCTGGACCCTTGTTAGCGAGCAGACGAGGCTCAAGTATGTTAAAAATCAGACTGGAGCAGCTCCAGTTATTGATGTTGTACGCTCGGTAAGTGTCATCAGTCTTTTTCTGAACCTGCCTCTTTTTATCACACTGAGCTTGTGTGTAACAGCTAGTTCATTTTAATACTTCTGACCACATGTTAATGCCTGTAATTATGAATTGGAGAGACTGACATGTCAAGTGGAAGTGTTTTTGGATCTTGACAGTTGAAATGGTTTATTTACAGAGGGGTACTCAGACTTTGTTCTAGTAGCTGCCCAAGTCAGGACAAAGCTGTTCAAATTTATTTACGTGTAAAGTGAGACTGAAGCTGGAAAGTTCTGCCTTTCTCCTTCTAAACATGCTATCCTCTTGCTCAAGTGGGGAGGCAGCAAAGGCTGTTAGTCCATTTTTTGCTACATCATGCATCCTTATATATGAGAATGCAGTACTCTCTGTtcttggtcttttcaggagttAAATTTTTGTTTCCCTCCCATTCCCCAGTATCCTTTAAGTTCCACTTTTTCTTAGTCATATGCagggaccggttcggaggccattctaaaggcctccagagcGGTCCGAACACAGGGTGGTTTGGGCTCGGGAAGATgtggtggggggttccaatcaagatagggggggctttacttacccttCCCAACAAAGGCACCGTATTCttttgagcaatcgggcggcaggatatctccctgccgcccgcttcaatcctcGCTCGGCGCGGCTCCTCCTTTCCTATACAGAatcaggcggcaggatagctcccagtccctgccgccccctacaAAACCCCGCTcgggctggcggccgcccccttcaagccctctgcagcccccaagaagacccctgccgcccccttctagCTAAATTTCTCCCCATTTAagaggtcggcaggagaactccgtGCCGTCCCATTCCCCTTTgccagctgggctgcaaatggcttctaggaagccttttgcgcgcgtgcgcaaaaggcttcctagaagccatttgcagcccagccggcaaaggggacagcagggagttctcccgccaccCGTTTTCTAAAGTTAAGAAAGTTTCTTAACTTTAGAAaacgggcggcgggagaactccgtgctgtcccctttgccggctgggctgcaaatggcttctaggaagccttttgcgcacgcgcacaaaaggcttcctagaagccatttgcagcccagccggcaagggggaaggggacggcacggagttctcccgccgcccgttTTCTAAAGTTAAGAAACTTTCTTAACTTTAGAAAACGggtggcgggagaactccctgctgtcccctttgccggctgggctgcaaatggcttctaggaagccttttgcgcacgcgcgcaaaaggcttcctagaagccatttgcagcccagctggcAAAGGGGAATGGGACGGCacggagttctcctgccgacctctTAAATGGGGAGAAAtttagcaagaagggggcggcaggggtcttcttgggggctgcagagggcttgaagggggtggccgccagccCGAGCGGGGTTTtgtagggggcggcagggactgggagctatcctgccgcctgatTCTGTATAGGAAAGGAGGAGCCGCGCCGAGCgaggattgaagcgggcggcagggagatatcctgccgcccgattgctcaaaaGAATACGGTgcctttgttgggaggggtaagtaaagcccccccatcttgattggaacaccccaccccagtgccggactgcagctccgcgtttccgtgcacacccctactttttcTCTGCTCTCATAATGAGGTCCGTTCTACAAAGGTCAGGTTAAAGTTCATTACAGCAACAGAAATATGAGAC encodes:
- the RPL27A gene encoding 60S ribosomal protein L27a, whose translation is MPSRLRKTRKLRGHVSHGHGRIGKHRKHPGGRGNAGGMHHHRINFDKHHPGYFGKVGMRHYHLKKNQHFCPTVNLDKLWTLVSEQTRLKYVKNQTGAAPVIDVVRSGYYKVLGKGKLPKQPVIVKAKFFSRKAEEKIKEVGGACVLVA